One stretch of Nicotiana tabacum cultivar K326 chromosome 18, ASM71507v2, whole genome shotgun sequence DNA includes these proteins:
- the LOC107821376 gene encoding axial regulator YABBY 5: MSLDMTSSISSERVCYVHCNFCNTILAVSVPCSNIFAIVTVRCGHCSNLLSVSMQSSLQPLPLQDPQKQQRQQSNVENGSKACGSSSSSKFNRFSAIDYSPQNEPRITPIRPPEKRQRVPSAYNRFIKEEIQRIKASNPDISHRQAFSTAAKNWAHFPHIHFGLKLESNKQAKLDHAVAGESPHKSLGLY; encoded by the exons ATGTCACTCGACATGACATCTTCGATTTCATCGGAACGTGTTTGTTACGTGCACTGCAACTTTTGCAACACCATTCTTGCG GTTAGCGTTCCATGCAGCAACATATTTGCCATTGTGACAGTAAGATGTGGGCACTGCTCTAATTTGCTTTCTGTTAGTATGCAATCTTCACTTCAGCCTCTCCCCCTTCAAGATCCACAG AAGCAGCAAAGACAACAGTCAAATGTTGAAAATGGCAGTAAAGCCTGCGGGTCATCATCTTCTTCCAAGTTCAACAGATTTTCTGCCATTGATTATTCTCCTCAAAATGAACCTCGAATCACTCCAATTCGCC CACCGGAGAAAAGACAACGTGTTCCTTCTGCTTACAACCGATTCATCAA GGAAGAGATCCAAAGGATAAAGGCAAGCAATCCTGATATTAGTCACCGGCAAGCTTTTAGCACAGCTGCCAAAAAT TGGGCACATTTCCCTCATATCCACTTTGGACTCAAGCTGGAGAGCAACAAGCAAGCCAAATTGGACCATGCAGTTGCAGGAGAGAGTCCTCATAAATCTCTTGGTCTTTACTAA